From a single Sphingosinicellaceae bacterium genomic region:
- a CDS encoding TonB-dependent receptor: MTVAWSTTFLSKMKDTVPDEFDPEGLAPGIAAHSNIGVRFYHDVQVNVKAGNEDQFEFFVGVSNVFDRKPPQLEDTVFYGNITGTETAADVYDPFGRRFYAGAQVHF; this comes from the coding sequence ATGACGGTGGCGTGGTCGACGACCTTCCTCAGCAAGATGAAGGACACCGTCCCTGATGAATTCGATCCGGAAGGCTTGGCTCCCGGTATCGCCGCGCACAGCAACATTGGGGTGCGCTTCTATCATGACGTCCAAGTCAACGTTAAGGCTGGCAATGAGGACCAATTCGAGTTCTTCGTCGGGGTGAGCAATGTCTTCGATCGCAAGCCGCCGCAGCTTGAGGACACGGTGTTCTACGGCAACATCACCGGGACGGAGACTGCAGCCGACGTCTACGACCCGTTCGGTCGCCGTTTCTACGCTGGTGCACAGGTTCACTTTTAG
- a CDS encoding epoxide hydrolase 1: MVLPPATESLSDFKLSIPTGALSDLKKRLAKTRWPDKETVDDWSQGAPVEKIKALTEYWRSAYDMHRLERRLNAFPQFRTRTDGLGIHFLHVKSQNQSALPLIMTHGWPGSVVEFLKVIGPLTDPEAHGGKAEDAFHVVTPSLPGYGFSDKPTSRGW, from the coding sequence ATTGTTCTGCCGCCTGCAACCGAATCGCTGTCGGATTTCAAGCTGTCGATTCCCACGGGTGCGCTGAGTGATCTGAAGAAGAGACTCGCTAAAACCCGATGGCCGGACAAGGAAACGGTCGACGACTGGTCGCAAGGAGCCCCGGTCGAGAAGATAAAGGCGCTCACCGAGTATTGGCGGTCTGCGTACGATATGCATCGCCTCGAACGGCGGCTGAATGCCTTTCCGCAGTTCCGGACGCGGACCGACGGTCTGGGCATCCACTTCTTGCATGTTAAGTCGCAGAATCAGAGTGCGCTGCCGCTGATCATGACGCACGGGTGGCCGGGGTCGGTGGTCGAGTTCCTTAAAGTGATCGGGCCGCTTACCGATCCGGAAGCTCATGGCGGCAAGGCCGAAGACGCCTTCCATGTCGTGACCCCGTCGCTCCCTGGTTATGGCTTTTCGGACAAACCCACCTCACGCGGATGGTAA
- a CDS encoding alpha/beta fold hydrolase: MIISLLLLPIVIAPVALRLAQVMWIVGAALMLGFAWLVIDRWMGSRQQVAHSTPAWIVPVVGLLDVPLALSGLVGHSYGGEVIAVAASGAANVKGLVFVAGLAPEPGESAASLGARFPTGTLGQALAPPVVQASGDKDLYIDPAKYWQQFAADVPEPAAMQMAATQRPVTEAALNEAAGETAWKTTPSWFIYGSLDRNIPAALHAFMAKRAGAKQTVEIKGASHVVMISQPNDVAKNDRACCGRIVQCQSEKNCCARGACRLTISVPATRRIRMRPISRSGYDGTTTTHAMGPRLARCRITGT, from the coding sequence ATGATCATCAGCCTGCTGCTGCTGCCAATCGTGATTGCCCCCGTGGCGCTACGCCTCGCCCAAGTTATGTGGATCGTCGGAGCAGCCCTGATGCTGGGTTTCGCCTGGCTGGTCATCGACCGCTGGATGGGCAGCCGCCAGCAGGTGGCGCACTCGACGCCGGCGTGGATCGTGCCCGTAGTCGGCCTGCTCGACGTGCCGCTGGCGCTGTCCGGGCTCGTCGGCCACTCCTACGGCGGCGAAGTCATCGCGGTCGCGGCGAGCGGTGCGGCCAACGTCAAGGGACTGGTCTTCGTCGCCGGCCTCGCCCCCGAGCCCGGTGAAAGCGCCGCCAGCCTCGGCGCGCGCTTCCCGACCGGCACGCTCGGCCAGGCGCTGGCCCCGCCGGTCGTGCAGGCCAGCGGCGACAAGGACCTCTACATCGATCCGGCAAAATACTGGCAGCAGTTCGCCGCCGATGTGCCCGAGCCGGCAGCGATGCAGATGGCGGCGACGCAGCGCCCGGTCACCGAGGCGGCGCTGAACGAGGCCGCTGGGGAGACCGCCTGGAAGACGACCCCGTCATGGTTCATCTACGGCTCGCTCGACAGGAATATACCTGCAGCGCTGCACGCCTTCATGGCAAAGCGCGCTGGCGCGAAGCAGACCGTCGAGATCAAGGGGGCGTCGCACGTCGTGATGATCTCGCAACCGAACGACGTGGCAAAAAATGATCGAGCGTGCTGTGGGCGGATAGTCCAATGCCAGTCCGAAAAAAATTGCTGCGCTCGCGGCGCCTGTCGATTGACCATATCAGTTCCCGCGACACGACGAATTCGGATGCGACCGATATCGCGGTCGGGCTACGATGGGACGACCACCACCCATGCAATGGGCCCGAGGCTAGCGCGCTGCCGCATCACTGGAACCTAA
- a CDS encoding IS66 family transposase: MTSAVSDPDEVARLKAELAVARAELTGAKLIIEQLKAQLAVLRRMSFGRSSEKLNAEITQLELLLEDLEEGEAERVATVAVPASGEPTRRHPVRRPLPTHLPREEVLHHPGDACPGCGGTSLSKLGEDVTEVLERIPAQLKVIRHIRPRLSCRSCETIIQAPAPDLPIDKGRPGPALIANVVVGKYIDGLPLYRQAGIIARGGVDIDRATLCDWVGRAAWWLAPVAEAIGRHVMAAPVIFTDDTPIGVLAPGNRRTKTGRIWTYVVDERPWAGDRPPMALYRYSQDRKGERPAEHLTNFAGYIHADGYAGYEALTRSKAPPGQQGQRIVHAACWAHARRKLYDVHQKTSSPIAAEGLRRIGALYDIERDINGLPPERRGAVRVERSAPLLADLRTWMETERRRLSGKNELAKALQYALGRWAALARFTVDGRLAIDNNAAERALRGIAVTRKNFLFLGSDKGGERAAIVYTALETARLNGIDTEAWLADVLDQLARGRSQLDLDPLMPWNWRKPATLAIAA, translated from the coding sequence GTGACGAGCGCCGTATCCGACCCTGACGAGGTCGCCCGGTTGAAGGCCGAGCTGGCGGTCGCTCGCGCCGAGTTGACCGGCGCCAAGCTGATTATCGAACAGCTCAAGGCCCAGCTGGCCGTCCTGCGGCGGATGAGCTTCGGGCGGTCGTCGGAGAAGCTCAACGCCGAGATCACCCAGCTCGAGCTGCTTCTCGAGGACCTCGAGGAGGGCGAAGCCGAACGCGTCGCCACGGTCGCTGTACCGGCGTCGGGCGAGCCGACCCGCCGGCATCCGGTGCGCCGGCCGTTGCCGACGCATCTGCCGCGCGAGGAGGTCCTGCACCATCCCGGCGACGCCTGCCCAGGCTGCGGCGGCACCAGCCTGTCGAAGCTCGGCGAGGACGTCACCGAGGTCCTCGAACGCATCCCGGCGCAGTTGAAGGTCATCCGCCATATCCGCCCGCGGCTGAGCTGCCGGTCGTGCGAGACGATCATCCAGGCACCGGCCCCCGACCTGCCGATCGACAAGGGCCGCCCGGGTCCGGCGCTGATCGCCAATGTCGTCGTGGGTAAATACATCGACGGCCTGCCGCTCTACCGCCAGGCCGGGATCATCGCGCGCGGCGGCGTCGATATCGACCGGGCGACGCTGTGCGACTGGGTCGGGCGCGCCGCCTGGTGGCTGGCTCCGGTCGCGGAGGCCATCGGCCGCCACGTCATGGCCGCACCGGTGATCTTTACCGATGACACCCCGATCGGCGTGCTGGCACCCGGGAACCGGCGAACAAAGACCGGGCGCATCTGGACCTATGTCGTCGACGAACGACCCTGGGCGGGCGATCGGCCACCCATGGCGCTCTACCGGTACAGCCAGGACCGCAAGGGCGAGCGGCCAGCCGAGCACCTGACCAACTTTGCCGGCTATATCCACGCCGACGGCTACGCCGGCTACGAGGCGCTGACCCGCTCGAAGGCACCTCCGGGACAACAAGGACAGCGCATCGTTCATGCCGCGTGCTGGGCGCATGCCCGGCGCAAGCTCTACGACGTCCACCAGAAGACCAGCTCGCCGATCGCCGCCGAGGGACTGCGCCGCATCGGCGCGCTCTATGACATCGAGCGCGACATCAACGGCCTGCCGCCCGAGCGACGCGGAGCCGTCCGTGTCGAGCGCTCCGCGCCGTTACTCGCCGATCTGCGCACCTGGATGGAGACCGAGCGTCGGCGCCTGTCGGGAAAGAACGAGCTGGCCAAGGCACTGCAGTATGCCCTCGGCCGCTGGGCCGCGCTTGCCCGGTTCACAGTCGACGGCCGCCTCGCCATCGACAACAATGCCGCCGAGCGCGCCCTCCGCGGCATCGCCGTCACGCGCAAAAACTTCCTGTTCCTCGGCTCCGACAAGGGCGGCGAACGCGCTGCCATCGTCTACACCGCACTCGAAACCGCCCGGCTCAACGGCATCGACACGGAAGCCTGGCTCGCCGACGTTCTCGACCAGCTCGCACGCGGCCGCAGCCAGCTTGACCTCGACCCGTTGATGCCCTGGAACTGGCGGAAGCCCGCCACTCTCGCGATCGCTGCGTAG
- a CDS encoding nuclear transport factor 2 family protein, which produces MTDEGSHKSAPSDNEAVIRNLYQVAEVKDYHGFAELFIEDGVFIDEGSGYAYHGREEIARAAKIYATAMPDMHRELYDVYVVGNRVVVELSLNGTSVGPLEIPGVGFIPPTGKVVKAPCCDVFLLDGGKVASFHCYQEMR; this is translated from the coding sequence ATGACGGACGAAGGCAGCCACAAAAGCGCTCCTAGCGACAACGAAGCGGTTATCCGCAATCTTTACCAAGTAGCGGAGGTGAAAGATTATCATGGCTTTGCTGAGCTATTTATCGAAGATGGCGTTTTTATCGACGAGGGTTCCGGCTACGCATATCATGGGCGGGAAGAGATCGCCCGCGCCGCAAAGATATACGCAACGGCAATGCCCGATATGCATCGCGAACTTTACGACGTGTATGTCGTTGGCAACCGGGTTGTCGTGGAACTGTCTCTGAACGGTACGAGCGTGGGGCCTCTCGAAATTCCCGGCGTCGGTTTTATCCCGCCAACGGGCAAGGTCGTGAAAGCCCCTTGTTGTGACGTGTTTCTCCTTGATGGTGGCAAGGTCGCCTCGTTTCATTGTTACCAAGAGATGCGCTGA
- a CDS encoding glutathione S-transferase family protein, with product MNPTITAFALSPDRGRGLARDLAVRWALEEVGQPYDVRLLSFAALKEPPHRVLQPFGQIPTYEDGMLALFESAAIVLHVPERHPVLLPEDANARARSIAWMFAAKSTVEPAVVERSMALLFEADRPWHAERLRMLDERVRVRLGDLSRWLVGRDWLEEEFGAADVVMVTVLRRLGGSGLLEEQPTVATYVSRGEARPAFGRAFGAQRAVFAAATT from the coding sequence ATGAACCCGACGATCACCGCCTTCGCGCTGTCCCCCGATCGTGGCCGGGGACTGGCGCGGGATCTTGCGGTGCGGTGGGCTCTGGAGGAGGTGGGCCAGCCTTATGACGTGCGTCTGCTCTCTTTCGCCGCGTTGAAGGAGCCGCCGCATCGTGTGCTGCAGCCGTTCGGGCAGATACCGACTTACGAGGACGGCATGCTCGCGTTGTTCGAGTCGGCGGCGATCGTGCTCCACGTCCCCGAGCGCCATCCGGTACTACTACCAGAGGATGCCAACGCCCGCGCGCGGTCGATCGCGTGGATGTTCGCAGCGAAGAGTACGGTGGAGCCGGCGGTGGTCGAACGCAGCATGGCATTACTGTTCGAGGCGGATCGGCCATGGCATGCCGAGCGTCTGCGGATGCTCGACGAGCGGGTGCGGGTGCGGCTTGGCGACCTCTCCCGCTGGCTTGTCGGCCGCGACTGGCTGGAGGAGGAGTTTGGCGCAGCCGACGTCGTGATGGTGACGGTGCTTCGCCGGTTGGGTGGGTCGGGACTGCTAGAAGAACAGCCGACTGTCGCTACCTATGTCTCACGCGGCGAGGCGCGACCGGCGTTTGGGCGCGCGTTCGGGGCGCAGCGCGCGGTGTTCGCTGCGGCGACGACGTAG
- a CDS encoding helix-turn-helix transcriptional regulator, with translation MDSLLDPARQESFAFEGFQLFPAARLLTRGSVNIRVGSRSLDILIALVAQAGEIMGKDDLIAAVWPDTIVEESALRVHISTLRKALGDGEGELRLIANVPGRGYSFVAPVTLLGSHSASTAQPVTTRRSASRLPATLTKIIGRTEVVNEVSRSIMDRRLVSIVGPGGMGKTTVALAVARSLSADPGHEVAFVDLGQIGDPTLVSGAVATALGLPVRSSDVIDDIVAAVSGRRLLLLFDSCEHLVDAAADLAEKLLGMAPDLKILATSREALRAEGEWVHRLKSLELPPHSITPTAIEALDFPAVELFVERASAVLGGYRLMDAQAPLVADICRRLDGIALAIELATGRLDGMSVEALAASLDDRFQILTRGRRTALPRHQTLRGAIDWSYGILSIGEQTALQRLSVFVGPFTLQAARSVVAGGDLTAAAIDEILLNLVAKSLVTADAQGGDARYRLLDTMRAYAGEKLQDADDTQRVRRIHAVFFRDLLSGTDTNWTARSAAEWTTENGGQLANLRAAIDWAFAEQGDGAIGVALTVNAIPLWFQLSLVDECIGRVQCALTWLETSPDPHPRARMQLYAGLGFPQMRGVAGFPSGAAAWRTALAIAEEIGDLDYQGRSLWALWTDRVNSGEAREAMDFASCFAELAETYPAGADPLIAERMRARSELLLGEPDEAHRRVTAMLIQYEPQNGRTDVARFQYDQRSVARVTLARALWLKGFADQALNEVENNLALVAATGHILSLAHVLSDAACFIALWRGDLDLAERYVASLRLHTSLQALDVWHMYGDCFEAEIRIRRGDTKRGIEQLRAGIDTLHRAGFVCYHTAFVGVLAESLRASRQPGLALASVDEALAVCARTGEAWCMAELKRIRADILLDLGDVDEAEQVYDSSFVLAQSQGARAWELRTAISWARAARTENQAKQGAQRLRTVLDRSTEGFDTVDFNAAVSLLAALG, from the coding sequence ATGGATTCCCTTCTCGATCCCGCGAGGCAGGAGAGCTTTGCCTTCGAAGGCTTCCAGCTCTTTCCAGCTGCGCGGTTGCTAACGCGCGGGAGCGTCAACATTCGTGTGGGCAGCCGCTCGCTCGACATCCTGATCGCGCTTGTCGCGCAGGCCGGCGAAATTATGGGGAAGGACGACCTCATCGCCGCTGTTTGGCCCGACACGATCGTCGAGGAGAGCGCGCTCAGAGTCCACATCTCGACATTGCGCAAGGCGTTGGGCGATGGAGAGGGCGAATTGCGCCTGATCGCCAACGTTCCCGGCCGTGGATACAGCTTTGTGGCGCCTGTCACCTTGCTCGGCAGCCACAGCGCATCGACCGCGCAGCCCGTAACGACCAGGCGATCCGCTTCCCGGCTGCCTGCAACGCTGACGAAAATCATCGGGCGCACAGAAGTTGTGAACGAGGTGTCACGATCGATAATGGACCGGCGCCTCGTCTCGATCGTCGGGCCCGGCGGCATGGGAAAAACTACTGTCGCGCTTGCGGTCGCGCGAAGCCTTTCGGCGGACCCCGGACACGAAGTCGCATTTGTCGACCTGGGGCAGATCGGCGACCCCACGCTTGTGTCCGGTGCCGTGGCCACCGCCCTCGGACTACCGGTTCGGTCCAGCGACGTGATAGACGATATCGTGGCGGCCGTCAGCGGGCGGCGTCTGCTTCTGCTTTTTGACAGTTGCGAACATCTTGTCGATGCCGCCGCCGACCTAGCCGAGAAGCTTCTCGGAATGGCGCCCGACCTCAAGATCCTCGCCACCAGTCGCGAGGCGCTCAGGGCGGAGGGTGAGTGGGTCCACCGCCTCAAATCACTGGAACTGCCGCCTCATTCGATCACGCCTACGGCAATCGAAGCGCTCGACTTTCCGGCGGTCGAGCTGTTCGTCGAACGCGCTTCCGCCGTTCTTGGTGGTTATCGGCTTATGGACGCACAAGCCCCGCTGGTGGCGGACATCTGCCGCCGTCTGGACGGTATTGCCCTTGCGATCGAACTCGCTACTGGCCGCCTCGATGGCATGAGCGTCGAGGCTCTGGCGGCGTCGCTCGATGACCGTTTTCAAATTCTGACGCGGGGTCGTCGCACCGCTCTCCCGCGGCACCAGACGCTGCGCGGCGCGATCGATTGGAGCTACGGCATATTGTCAATTGGCGAGCAGACGGCCCTGCAGCGCCTGAGCGTCTTCGTCGGGCCGTTTACGCTTCAGGCGGCGCGCAGTGTCGTCGCCGGTGGCGATTTGACGGCCGCCGCTATCGACGAAATCTTGCTCAACCTGGTCGCAAAGTCTTTGGTGACAGCTGACGCGCAGGGCGGCGATGCGCGCTATAGACTGCTCGATACGATGCGTGCGTATGCGGGAGAAAAGCTACAGGATGCGGACGACACCCAACGCGTGCGGCGCATCCATGCCGTTTTTTTTCGCGATCTCTTGAGCGGCACCGACACGAACTGGACTGCTCGCTCAGCGGCCGAATGGACCACAGAGAATGGTGGCCAGCTCGCCAATTTGCGGGCGGCGATCGACTGGGCCTTCGCCGAGCAGGGCGACGGCGCGATCGGGGTTGCGTTGACAGTGAACGCTATCCCGCTGTGGTTTCAACTTTCGCTCGTCGACGAATGCATCGGTCGGGTCCAGTGCGCGCTGACCTGGCTTGAAACATCACCGGATCCACACCCGCGAGCCCGGATGCAGCTTTATGCGGGGCTTGGCTTTCCGCAGATGCGTGGGGTTGCGGGCTTTCCCAGCGGAGCAGCGGCGTGGCGCACTGCTCTCGCAATCGCTGAGGAGATCGGCGACCTCGATTATCAGGGGCGGTCTTTATGGGCCCTGTGGACCGACCGCGTGAACAGCGGGGAAGCCCGCGAAGCGATGGACTTCGCGAGCTGTTTCGCCGAACTCGCAGAAACCTATCCTGCGGGAGCCGATCCCTTGATCGCGGAGCGCATGCGCGCAAGGTCTGAACTGTTGCTGGGGGAACCCGACGAGGCGCATCGTCGTGTAACGGCGATGCTCATCCAGTACGAGCCGCAGAACGGGCGAACAGACGTCGCAAGGTTCCAGTATGACCAGCGCAGCGTGGCGCGTGTCACGCTCGCGCGGGCGTTATGGCTGAAAGGATTCGCCGATCAGGCGTTGAACGAGGTCGAGAACAATCTTGCGCTTGTCGCCGCTACAGGCCATATACTTTCCCTCGCGCACGTGCTCTCTGATGCGGCGTGTTTCATTGCGCTGTGGCGCGGCGATCTTGATCTTGCCGAGCGCTACGTCGCGTCCCTCCGTCTGCATACGTCGCTCCAGGCATTGGACGTGTGGCACATGTATGGGGACTGTTTCGAAGCCGAAATTCGCATCCGCCGCGGAGACACGAAACGCGGCATCGAGCAGCTACGAGCCGGGATCGACACCCTGCATCGAGCCGGCTTCGTGTGCTATCACACGGCCTTCGTCGGAGTGCTTGCCGAAAGCCTTCGGGCAAGCCGCCAGCCCGGGTTGGCACTTGCCTCCGTTGATGAGGCCCTTGCCGTCTGTGCGCGGACCGGGGAGGCATGGTGCATGGCGGAACTGAAGCGGATTCGGGCCGACATCCTGTTGGATCTCGGCGACGTAGACGAGGCGGAGCAGGTTTACGACAGCTCGTTCGTGCTGGCGCAGTCGCAAGGCGCCCGCGCGTGGGAACTGCGGACCGCAATATCATGGGCACGCGCGGCGCGGACAGAGAACCAAGCGAAACAAGGCGCCCAGCGTCTGCGCACAGTCCTCGATCGATCCACCGAAGGCTTCGACACCGTCGACTTCAATGCTGCAGTGTCTCTTCTCGCCGCACTCGGATAA
- the tnpB gene encoding IS66 family insertion sequence element accessory protein TnpB (TnpB, as the term is used for proteins encoded by IS66 family insertion elements, is considered an accessory protein, since TnpC, encoded by a neighboring gene, is a DDE family transposase.) has protein sequence MIALPAGTRVDLACGRTDMRRGFDGLAAQVQTVLARDPHDGALFVFRAKRGDLVKAIWWDGQGMCLFAKRLERGRFLWPAAKEGSVRLSAAELSMLLEGIDWRNVERSWRPEVAA, from the coding sequence GTGATCGCGCTGCCGGCGGGGACGCGGGTCGATCTGGCGTGCGGGCGGACCGATATGCGACGCGGTTTCGATGGGCTGGCAGCGCAGGTGCAGACCGTGCTCGCCCGCGACCCGCACGACGGCGCGCTGTTCGTGTTCCGGGCCAAGCGCGGCGATCTCGTCAAGGCGATCTGGTGGGATGGCCAGGGCATGTGCCTGTTCGCCAAGCGCCTCGAGCGCGGCCGCTTCCTCTGGCCGGCGGCGAAGGAAGGCTCGGTCCGACTATCGGCGGCCGAGCTGTCGATGCTGCTCGAGGGTATCGACTGGCGCAACGTCGAGCGAAGCTGGCGACCCGAAGTCGCCGCCTGA
- a CDS encoding transposase, with amino-acid sequence MGEDETSYETLKTSLSEDLALAPRSERRRSWHPQQKMAIVQASRAPGAGPTAVARRYGISTGLLYTWRKQLLTAATDGFIRCEVVAEPAAVALPVPDVRSLPAALPVPDHPAASTIEVELPGGTKLRLAGDVDPGALARVLEALRR; translated from the coding sequence GTGGGTGAAGATGAGACGTCGTACGAGACGCTTAAGACGTCTCTTAGCGAGGATTTGGCGCTGGCGCCCCGCTCGGAGCGGCGACGCAGCTGGCACCCTCAGCAGAAGATGGCGATCGTCCAGGCGAGCCGCGCCCCGGGTGCCGGGCCGACGGCGGTGGCCCGTCGCTACGGCATCTCGACCGGCTTGCTGTACACGTGGCGCAAGCAGCTGCTGACCGCGGCGACCGACGGGTTTATCCGCTGCGAGGTTGTTGCCGAGCCTGCAGCGGTGGCGTTGCCGGTTCCGGACGTGAGATCACTTCCGGCGGCGTTGCCGGTTCCCGATCATCCCGCAGCAAGTACGATCGAGGTCGAGCTGCCCGGTGGCACGAAGCTGCGCCTCGCTGGCGACGTTGACCCCGGTGCACTGGCACGGGTGCTCGAGGCGCTTCGCCGGTGA
- the tnpB gene encoding IS66 family insertion sequence element accessory protein TnpB (TnpB, as the term is used for proteins encoded by IS66 family insertion elements, is considered an accessory protein, since TnpC, encoded by a neighboring gene, is a DDE family transposase.) yields MIALPAGMRVYLACGRTDMRRGFDGLAAQVQTVLSRDPHDGALFVFRGKRGDLVKAIWWDGQGMCLFAKRLERGRFLWPAAKDGSVRLSAAELSMLLEGIDWRNVERSWRPEVAA; encoded by the coding sequence GTGATCGCGCTGCCGGCGGGTATGCGCGTCTATCTGGCGTGCGGGCGAACCGATATGCGGCGCGGCTTCGACGGACTGGCAGCGCAGGTGCAGACCGTCCTCAGCCGCGATCCACACGACGGTGCGCTGTTCGTCTTCCGGGGCAAGCGCGGTGATCTGGTCAAGGCGATCTGGTGGGACGGCCAGGGCATGTGCCTGTTCGCCAAGCGCCTCGAGCGCGGCCGCTTCCTGTGGCCGGCAGCGAAGGACGGCTCGGTGCGGCTGTCGGCGGCGGAGCTGTCGATGCTGCTGGAGGGCATCGACTGGCGCAATGTCGAACGGAGCTGGCGGCCCGAAGTCGCCGCCTGA
- a CDS encoding RNA polymerase sigma factor encodes MQHFFTTDNWRSSLTKANVSSDPSSTDARKAKEMPSLCIVSVSTQGPFSDPHRLTGPLVSVAAKVWSASSFRFQRSLTEAVNASGRGQNLVRSRLSGRTSFRKIERPRRSDRDNGIAEASAPQQAQEAAAHASGQASERLPLMLASAQVPSVAGVTAMATSTPMRPQDVVAFRPALVRYFRRKLRDINDVEDLVQEVFVRIAARRGGEVENLGGYVFQTAASVLADRHRRRTVRHADDQVPFDSERHSGTDFDAGRVAESRQTLQAVVTALINLPERTRAIFVLRRLEGQNYKDIAAQFEISVSAVEKHMARAVQQLMASRGCGRGETNDHWCPSPGCDRSQGPVAASR; translated from the coding sequence GTGCAACACTTCTTCACAACCGATAACTGGCGGTCGTCGCTCACGAAAGCGAATGTCTCCTCCGATCCGTCATCCACTGACGCAAGGAAGGCTAAAGAGATGCCGAGTTTATGCATCGTGTCTGTGTCGACGCAGGGGCCGTTCTCTGATCCCCATCGTTTAACGGGTCCTCTAGTCAGCGTGGCTGCAAAGGTTTGGAGCGCATCGTCGTTCCGTTTCCAGCGCTCACTGACAGAAGCGGTGAACGCCAGCGGCCGGGGCCAGAACCTCGTACGCTCAAGGCTTTCGGGTCGGACAAGTTTCCGGAAAATCGAGCGGCCGCGCAGGTCTGATCGCGATAACGGTATCGCCGAAGCGTCAGCACCCCAACAGGCCCAGGAGGCCGCTGCGCACGCATCCGGCCAAGCCTCCGAACGACTCCCCCTGATGCTCGCAAGCGCTCAGGTCCCGTCTGTGGCGGGCGTGACCGCGATGGCAACATCGACGCCGATGCGTCCGCAGGACGTGGTCGCCTTTCGCCCGGCGCTGGTCCGCTACTTCCGGCGCAAGCTGCGTGACATCAACGACGTCGAGGATCTCGTTCAGGAGGTCTTCGTGCGGATTGCGGCGCGCCGGGGCGGCGAGGTCGAGAACCTTGGTGGCTATGTCTTCCAGACCGCCGCCAGCGTGCTTGCCGACCGCCATCGCCGCCGCACCGTCCGTCACGCCGACGACCAGGTGCCGTTCGACAGCGAGCGTCACAGTGGTACCGATTTTGATGCGGGGCGGGTCGCCGAGAGCCGTCAGACGTTGCAGGCCGTGGTAACAGCACTGATAAACCTGCCCGAACGGACGCGGGCGATTTTCGTCCTTCGCCGGCTCGAAGGACAGAACTACAAGGATATAGCCGCACAGTTCGAGATTTCGGTGAGCGCGGTGGAGAAGCACATGGCGCGCGCCGTGCAGCAACTCATGGCCTCGCGCGGGTGTGGACGCGGAGAGACTAACGACCACTGGTGCCCTTCTCCAGGATGTGACCGGTCACAAGGGCCGGTCGCTGCTTCTCGCTGA
- a CDS encoding transposase has product MTALARESSLLLLAEAGVTDDETSYETLKTSLSGAPTSISRAERRRSWHPQQKMAIVQESCAPGAVPTQIARRYGISTGLLYTWRKQLLTAATDGFVRCEFVAEPEVMALPAPEVRPTPPVALPVSDRAAAGTIEVELPSGTKLRLGGDVDAGALARVLDVLVRR; this is encoded by the coding sequence GTGACCGCGCTGGCGCGGGAGTCGTCACTGCTGTTGTTGGCGGAGGCGGGCGTGACGGATGATGAGACGTCGTACGAGACTCTTAAGACGTCTCTCAGCGGAGCGCCGACATCGATCTCGCGGGCCGAACGGCGTCGCAGCTGGCACCCGCAACAGAAGATGGCGATCGTCCAGGAGAGCTGCGCGCCCGGGGCGGTGCCGACCCAGATCGCCCGTCGGTACGGCATCTCGACAGGCCTGCTGTACACGTGGCGCAAGCAGCTTCTGACGGCGGCGACCGACGGATTTGTAAGGTGCGAGTTCGTTGCTGAGCCGGAAGTCATGGCGTTGCCCGCGCCGGAGGTGAGACCGACGCCCCCTGTGGCGTTGCCAGTCTCCGATCGCGCGGCGGCGGGCACTATCGAGGTCGAGTTGCCAAGCGGTACCAAGCTGCGCCTCGGCGGCGACGTTGATGCCGGGGCGCTGGCGCGGGTGCTCGACGTGCTTGTCCGCCGGTGA
- a CDS encoding DUF2171 domain-containing protein, which translates to MIDQVRAHMEVIGADGVHVGTVDNVEGGRIKLTKRDSGEGRHKGHHHFIPGGLVAEVEGDKVRLSANGDVAVTFEEEA; encoded by the coding sequence ATGATTGATCAGGTTCGCGCGCACATGGAAGTCATCGGTGCCGATGGTGTCCATGTTGGCACCGTTGACAACGTCGAGGGCGGCCGCATCAAGCTGACCAAGAGGGACAGCGGCGAGGGCAGGCACAAGGGCCACCACCACTTCATCCCCGGTGGCTTGGTCGCTGAGGTAGAGGGCGACAAGGTCCGCCTGTCGGCGAATGGCGACGTTGCCGTCACGTTCGAGGAAGAAGCCTAA